The genomic window ATACCGGTACATTATGCCGGTGCACCATGCGATCTTAATGCGTTACGTGAGATTGCACAAAGAAATAATATCGCATTGATCGAGGATGCTGCTCATGCCGTAGGTACTCAGTATCAAAATCAATGGATTGGTCAACAAGGCACGGCTATTTTTTCATTTCATGCGATTAAAAATATTACTTGCGCCGAGGGTGGCTTAGTTGCTACTGATGATGATGCCTTAGCCACCCGCTTGCGATGTTTAAAATTTCATGGTTTAGGTGTGGATGCCTTCGATCGACAGATACAAGGTCGTAAACCACAGGCCGAGGTTGTTGAACCGGGATTTAAATATAATCTTTCTGATATTCATGCGGCAATTGCTGTTGTGCAATTGAAAAAATTAGCACAGATAAATAAACGGCGGGCTGAGCTTGTTGATTACTATCGACAAGCGCTTGCCGACCTGCCGTTAAAAATGCTGAAGGTGCCTAATTATCTCCATCTGCATGCCAATCATCTGTTTATGGTACGAATTGATGAAGTGGTCTGTGGTATTAACCGAGATAGTTTTATGGAACGCTTAAAAGAGAAGAATATTGGCACCGGTTTGCATTTCCGAGCGGCTCATACGCAGAAATATTATAGAGAACATTATCCATCCCTTTCTCTACCTAATTCTGAATGGAACTCGGCTACCTTATGTTCATTGCCACTATTCCCTGATATGCGTGCTCAAGATGTTGATCACGTTGTTGCTGCTATTAATGAAATTTTTTCGGAGCTGAAATAGTGCCTGTTCAAAATGATTTTGAAGAAATAAAGAAAGTTTCTATCGTTATCCCTATTTATAACGAAGAGCAAAGTTTACCCCAATTGTTGGAAAGAACATTGGCTGCTTGTCAGAGATTGAAACAGCCATATGAATTAATTTTAGTTGATGATGGTAGTGTTGATAATTCTGCTAACTTGCTAATAGCTGCTGCTGAAAATTCGGCAAATCATGTTATTGCCGTAATTTTAAATCGTAATTATGGACAACATTCTGCCATTATGGCTGGTTTTAAACAGGCAACCGGCGATCTTGTGATTACGTTAGATGCTGATTTACAAAATCCACCTGAAGAGATTCCAAATTTGGTACAGGTTGCAGAGCAGGGCTATGACGTAGTCGGCACCAGACGGATGAATCGGCAAGATTCTTGGTTTCGTAAAACAGCGTCGAAAATCATTAATGCCATGATCACCAAAGCAACAGGGCGTACCATGGGCGATTATGGCTGCATGTTGCGTGCTTATCGGCGTAATATTATTAACGCAATGCTACAGTGTCATGAACGTAGTACATTTATTCCCATTTTAGCAAATACCTTTGCTAGAAGAACGATTGAAATTGATGTTGCCCATGCAGAACGTGAGTTTGGTGATTCAAAATATAGCTTTATGAAGCTAATAAATTTAATGTTTGATTTACTCACTTGCTTAACAACTACTCCGTTACGTTTATTGAGTGTTGTTGGTAGTTTTATTGCGGCAAGTGGATTTTTACTGGCGGTTCTGCTAATTATCTTACGCCTTATTTTTGGTGCAATATGGGCTGCAGAGGGTGTTTTTACGCTGTTTGCTATTCTATTCATATTTATTGGTGCGCAGTTTATTGCCATGGGATTACTCGGTGAATATATTGGCAGAATGTACAATGATGTTCGTGCCCGACCCCGTTACTTCATTCAAAAGATAGTTGGTATTCATCAATATACTGACGAAAATCAGGAAAAAAAATAATGAAAGCTATTGTTTTTGCTTACCATGATATTGGTTGTGTGGGATTAAAGGCGCTACAGAAGGCGGGCTTTGAAATTCAGGCTGTTTTTACACATACAGATGATCCTAAAGAGAATCATTTCTTTTCCTCAGTTGCATGTTTGGGGGCTGAGATGGGCTTGCCTGTATTTGCGCCGGAAAATGTCAATCATTCACTTTGGATTGAACGTATTGAGAAAATGCAACCTG from Arsenophonus sp. aPb includes these protein-coding regions:
- the arnB gene encoding UDP-4-amino-4-deoxy-L-arabinose aminotransferase — translated: MNDFLPFSRPAIGDEEIRAVENVLRSGWITTGPQNHQLEEDFRHKFGCQHAIAFCSATAGMHITLMALGIGPGDEVITPSLTWVSTINMITLLGAHPIMIDVDRDTLMVQPDVVEKVITPKTKAIIPVHYAGAPCDLNALREIAQRNNIALIEDAAHAVGTQYQNQWIGQQGTAIFSFHAIKNITCAEGGLVATDDDALATRLRCLKFHGLGVDAFDRQIQGRKPQAEVVEPGFKYNLSDIHAAIAVVQLKKLAQINKRRAELVDYYRQALADLPLKMLKVPNYLHLHANHLFMVRIDEVVCGINRDSFMERLKEKNIGTGLHFRAAHTQKYYREHYPSLSLPNSEWNSATLCSLPLFPDMRAQDVDHVVAAINEIFSELK
- the arnC gene encoding undecaprenyl-phosphate 4-deoxy-4-formamido-L-arabinose transferase, with product MPVQNDFEEIKKVSIVIPIYNEEQSLPQLLERTLAACQRLKQPYELILVDDGSVDNSANLLIAAAENSANHVIAVILNRNYGQHSAIMAGFKQATGDLVITLDADLQNPPEEIPNLVQVAEQGYDVVGTRRMNRQDSWFRKTASKIINAMITKATGRTMGDYGCMLRAYRRNIINAMLQCHERSTFIPILANTFARRTIEIDVAHAEREFGDSKYSFMKLINLMFDLLTCLTTTPLRLLSVVGSFIAASGFLLAVLLIILRLIFGAIWAAEGVFTLFAILFIFIGAQFIAMGLLGEYIGRMYNDVRARPRYFIQKIVGIHQYTDENQEKK